The following are encoded in a window of Polynucleobacter sp. VK25 genomic DNA:
- a CDS encoding ABC transporter ATP-binding protein: MDMPGNSQYAIDVQNLTVGYGSNVLMQNLNFQVNYGEIFVILGGSGCGKSSLLKNLFGLYQPLSGDVLIEGQNITTAVGAQRQKIMTSFGVMYQQGALFGSMNLLDNVTLFMQEYTQLTQAQMDLLARCKLDLVGLLPYESYMPSEISGGMQKRAAIARAMALDPKILFLDEPSAGLDPITSADLDSTIQDLSKNLGITFVIVSHELASIYAIADKVIMLDKGAKGIIAQGDPKVLRDTSKDPRVHQFFNRIMSKDAA; encoded by the coding sequence ATGGATATGCCAGGAAATTCTCAATACGCGATTGATGTGCAGAACCTCACCGTGGGGTACGGCTCTAATGTGCTGATGCAAAACCTGAATTTTCAAGTCAATTACGGTGAAATTTTCGTCATTCTGGGCGGGTCTGGTTGCGGTAAGTCTAGTTTGTTAAAGAACCTTTTCGGCCTTTACCAACCTTTGTCTGGAGACGTTCTTATCGAAGGTCAAAATATCACTACCGCAGTAGGAGCCCAGCGCCAGAAGATCATGACAAGTTTTGGTGTGATGTATCAACAGGGCGCCTTATTTGGCTCCATGAATTTGCTTGATAACGTGACCTTGTTTATGCAGGAATATACCCAGCTCACACAAGCCCAAATGGATTTATTGGCGCGCTGTAAGCTTGATCTTGTTGGTCTATTGCCATACGAGTCCTACATGCCGAGCGAAATTAGTGGCGGTATGCAAAAGAGGGCGGCGATTGCACGCGCAATGGCACTTGATCCTAAAATATTATTTTTAGATGAGCCGTCTGCTGGCCTTGATCCAATAACCTCCGCTGATCTTGATAGCACGATTCAAGATTTATCTAAAAACCTAGGAATCACTTTTGTCATCGTATCCCATGAGCTTGCAAGTATCTATGCCATTGCCGACAAGGTCATCATGCTTGATAAGGGGGCTAAAGGCATCATTGCCCAGGGTGATCCTAAAGTATTGCGCGATACCAGTAAAGATCCACGAGTGCATCAATTCTTCAATCGTATTATGAGCAAGGACGCAGCATGA
- a CDS encoding ABC transporter permease encodes MSTSDTISAVSDTPVAVWSQADANNAKVLISGIVNVYSLGGVWTQIRDSQDAWLKQGDSKTKSLTFDASKVTFLDGAGIAFLIGVEEAQTTAGAKFDVVGLDQRYEPLLNEFNPINNLFPVSTVKPKRSFVVSTGMATQNLIDDAVGLISFTGHLVSDLAWSIRHPNQVRWGDFVNAAVQAGIAALPIVGLVAFLIGVILSFQAAIGMQQFGAVSFVGPLAALGIVREMGPLITAILLAGRSSAAFAAEIGTMTVNSEVDALVSGGLSPIRFLVVPRVLAGILVAPILTLFADIVSIFSSMLTMLIYGIPFINFYNGMLSAVDIEDIGSGLIKATLFGVVVSAVGCLRGMQTGNGAAAVGISATRAVVSSIVLIVVVDGIFAFISYKTGF; translated from the coding sequence ATGAGCACTTCTGACACCATTTCTGCCGTTTCTGACACCCCAGTGGCGGTATGGTCACAGGCAGATGCCAATAACGCCAAAGTGCTGATTAGCGGCATAGTCAATGTCTACTCCTTGGGCGGTGTTTGGACCCAAATTCGTGATTCTCAAGATGCCTGGTTAAAGCAGGGTGATAGCAAAACTAAGTCTCTCACTTTTGATGCATCCAAAGTTACTTTTTTAGATGGTGCTGGCATTGCATTTCTCATAGGGGTTGAAGAGGCACAAACAACAGCTGGTGCAAAGTTCGATGTTGTCGGTTTGGATCAACGTTACGAACCTCTATTAAATGAATTCAACCCAATCAATAATTTATTTCCTGTTTCTACTGTAAAGCCTAAAAGAAGTTTTGTAGTTAGTACAGGAATGGCGACACAGAATTTAATTGATGATGCAGTTGGCTTAATTTCATTTACCGGTCATCTGGTGTCTGATTTAGCTTGGTCTATTCGTCACCCGAATCAAGTGCGCTGGGGTGATTTTGTAAATGCTGCCGTGCAGGCGGGTATTGCAGCGTTACCAATCGTTGGTTTAGTGGCATTTTTGATTGGTGTCATTCTGTCTTTCCAGGCAGCTATTGGTATGCAGCAGTTTGGCGCTGTATCCTTTGTAGGCCCTCTGGCGGCATTGGGTATTGTGCGAGAAATGGGCCCTTTGATTACGGCTATTTTGTTAGCAGGGCGATCTTCAGCAGCATTCGCGGCCGAGATTGGCACGATGACTGTTAACAGCGAAGTAGATGCGCTTGTATCTGGTGGCTTAAGCCCAATTCGTTTTTTAGTGGTGCCACGAGTTCTAGCTGGAATTTTGGTTGCACCCATTTTGACTTTGTTTGCCGATATCGTCAGTATTTTTTCATCAATGTTGACGATGTTGATTTATGGCATTCCTTTTATCAACTTCTATAACGGCATGCTCTCCGCTGTAGATATCGAAGATATTGGTTCAGGTTTAATTAAGGCTACTCTTTTTGGTGTAGTCGTTTCCGCTGTTGGTTGTCTACGCGGCATGCAAACCGGAAATGGTGCGGCTGCAGTTGGTATTTCTGCAACGCGTGCTGTTGTCAGTAGCATTGTATTAATCGTGGTGGTCGACGGCATCTTTGCCTTTATTTCCTACAAGACAGGTTTCTGA
- the greB gene encoding transcription elongation factor GreB has protein sequence MEEKNYITPAGHERIKNELLQLLNLDRPEVVKVVHWAASNGDRSENGDYIYGKKRLREIDRRIRFLNKRLEFAVVVDNSTRKSGENDSEQVFFGATVTYSTLEGPQANKKTEITIVGVDEVDLEKGHVSWVSPIAKALIKSRIGDCVFIQTPTGPAEIEILDVQYL, from the coding sequence ATGGAAGAGAAGAACTACATCACCCCCGCTGGTCACGAGCGTATCAAGAACGAGCTCCTACAGCTCCTAAACCTTGATAGACCCGAGGTTGTAAAGGTGGTCCACTGGGCCGCCAGCAATGGCGACCGGTCTGAAAATGGGGACTATATCTATGGGAAAAAGCGACTTCGAGAGATTGATAGGCGAATTCGCTTCCTCAATAAACGCCTTGAATTTGCCGTAGTTGTCGATAATTCCACCCGAAAATCCGGTGAAAACGACTCCGAACAGGTCTTCTTTGGCGCCACCGTGACTTACTCCACCCTAGAAGGGCCACAAGCCAATAAAAAGACTGAGATCACCATCGTCGGCGTTGATGAGGTCGATTTAGAGAAGGGGCATGTCAGCTGGGTATCCCCCATAGCAAAAGCCCTAATTAAATCTCGCATCGGAGATTGTGTCTTTATACAAACTCCGACTGGCCCTGCTGAAATAGAAATCTTAGATGTTCAATACCTATAG